In the Oceanivirga salmonicida genome, TCTAGGGACTTTTTTGTATATACCCGGTATAGATAAACAACCTTCATCCATTTCAACATCTTCTGATAATACTTCTAATATTTCTGGATTTATACATTTTTTAATTATTTCATCTATTTCTATTACAAAGTATCTTCTATCAATAGCAACTTGGTTTGATGCTAATCCTATTCCATTAGCAAGCCGCATAGTTTTTACCATCTCATCTAATGTAACTCTCAAATCATCATTTATTTCCTCAATTTCTAATTTTGTTGAAACCGTTCTTAATATTTTTTCTTCATAAACCTGTATATCCAATTTTATCCCCCTTTATATTATTGTTGTTGGATCAACATCAACTAATAATTTTGTTCCATTATTTAATTTTAATTCATTTATTATGTTTACTAAATTTTGCTTTACCTTTCTTTCATTTTCTTTAATAAAGAAAATATTTATAATTTTTCTATATCTTTCAGATACTTTATAAATGTATGCATCTGCGACGTCATATATAGTAGCAATATTAGATATTTTTTTAAGTATTTGATTATATAATATTATAGATTGTGTTGTAAGTCTAGTCTCATTTTTATCAGATAATATAATTTTTATGTTTTTACTATATGGCGGAAAATTTAAAGCTTCTCTATATTTCATTTGCTTACTGTATATATACTTATAATCATTTGAAATAATAGATTTTATTAAATCAGAATTAGTATTAAAAGTTTGTATTAATACTTCTCCTTTTTTTTGGGCTCTACCTGCTCTACCTGATGCTTGTGTTATTAACTGATAAGTTTTTTCTTGTATTTTATAATCTGCAATAGCCGACATTTGATCTGCATTTATTATGCAAACTAATGTAACGTTAGGAAAATGAAATCCTTTTGCTATCATACTAGTACCTATTAAAATATCGTATTTTTTATCTAAAAATTCATTATATGCTTTTATTATTTTATTATTTGTATTCATAGTATCAGAATCCATTCTAAGAATTCTGTTTTCATCAAATAATTCACATATTTGTTCCTCTAATTTTTCTATACCATAACCTATTTTTTCAATGTTACTGCTAGAACATTTTGAACATATATTTTTAAAATTATAAGTATTTTCACATTGATTACATTTTAAAATATTCTTTTTTGAATAATACGTTAATTTATATGTACAATTTAAACATTCCATAATGAAACTACAATCCATACATTTTACTATAGTAGAATACGCTTTTCTATTAAGTAATATCAAAACTTGTTCATTTTTTTCAATTTTAGATTTTATTTCATCTATCAATGGCTTAGTTAAATAAGTATTTTCATTATTTAAATCTATTAATTTAAATGTTGGCAAACTTGCACCACTATATCTATTCTCTAATATATGTTCTTTAATTAATCCTTTTTGAACTTGATAATATGTTTCAAATGATGGTGTAGCACTACCAAGTATCAACTTTGAATTTTCTATCATGCATCTTTTTATTGCAACATTTTTTATATGATATCTTGGTCTGTTTTCTTGTTTATAAGTATTTTCCTGTTCTTCATCAATAATAATATATGCTAAATCTTTCATTTTAGTAAATATTGCTGATCTAGTTCCTAATAATAATTTTCTATTTCCCAGTTCTAAATCCATAATATATTGCTTTTTCATTTTAGCAGATAATTTACTATGCCATATTGCTATTACATCACCAAACATATCCTCTAATTTATTTAAAAATTGAGGTGTTAATGATATTTCAGGAACTAAA is a window encoding:
- the priA gene encoding replication restart helicase PriA — protein: MYYNLQIGKRSVSFTYKSNEDIKLGTYCLVDFANKKTKGIVVSKSQNFKSNFEIKEIIEVLDEKLDDNLFQLVKFVHEYYLEPYSSLIPLIEQNKFSDDINIEVKEAKKYESKYTLNSEQENLVRDIENSNDKFHLIRGITGSGKTIVYIELIRKAINEGKSCIFLVPEISLTPQFLNKLEDMFGDVIAIWHSKLSAKMKKQYIMDLELGNRKLLLGTRSAIFTKMKDLAYIIIDEEQENTYKQENRPRYHIKNVAIKRCMIENSKLILGSATPSFETYYQVQKGLIKEHILENRYSGASLPTFKLIDLNNENTYLTKPLIDEIKSKIEKNEQVLILLNRKAYSTIVKCMDCSFIMECLNCTYKLTYYSKKNILKCNQCENTYNFKNICSKCSSSNIEKIGYGIEKLEEQICELFDENRILRMDSDTMNTNNKIIKAYNEFLDKKYDILIGTSMIAKGFHFPNVTLVCIINADQMSAIADYKIQEKTYQLITQASGRAGRAQKKGEVLIQTFNTNSDLIKSIISNDYKYIYSKQMKYREALNFPPYSKNIKIILSDKNETRLTTQSIILYNQILKKISNIATIYDVADAYIYKVSERYRKIINIFFIKENERKVKQNLVNIINELKLNNGTKLLVDVDPTTII
- the def gene encoding peptide deformylase, with amino-acid sequence MDIQVYEEKILRTVSTKLEIEEINDDLRVTLDEMVKTMRLANGIGLASNQVAIDRRYFVIEIDEIIKKCINPEILEVLSEDVEMDEGCLSIPGIYKKVPRPDKIRVRYLDENANVVEEVLEGLWAKAFQHENDHINGMMFIDRISPLNKNLIRKKLALLKKNSRPRKF